From Thalassococcus sp. S3, one genomic window encodes:
- a CDS encoding PQQ-dependent methanol/ethanol family dehydrogenase: MNRFIMAAAASIIATSAAYAEVTEADLASDQTTTNQVLTNGMGRDLQRYSPLDTLNKENVQNLVPAWAFSLGGEKQRGQETQPLIYDGMMYITGSYSRMYAIDLKTGKEVWQYDARLPEGILPCCDVVNRGGAIYGDKIYFGTLDARIVALDLKTGDVVWRKKIADYKAGYSYTAAPLIVDGLVITGNSGGEFGIVGAVQARDAETGELVWDRPVIEGHMGTYKGEESTMTGTLNATWPGDMWKTGGGATWLGGSYDADTDTLVFGAGNPAPWNSWLRDAGQSNDGSGDNLYAASRIGINPENGEIKWHFQTTPREGWDYDGVNEVVAYTDREGNKRFATADRNGFFYVLNREDGAFVSATPFVKDISWASGIDENGRPIFNEDNRPGDPAAAADGKKGEVIFASPSFLGGKNWMPMAFSQNTGNFYVPSNEWGMDIWNEPITYKKGAAYLGAGFTIKPNYEDHIGSLKAIDPDTGEIKWEYKNDAPLWAGVMTTAGGLVFTGTPEGRFIAFDDETGEELWSFQTGSGIVGQPVTWEQDGEQYVSVISGWGGAVPLWGGEVAKKVNYLNQGGMLWTFKLPKQYAQN, translated from the coding sequence ATGAACCGGTTTATCATGGCCGCCGCCGCGAGCATCATCGCGACCAGCGCGGCCTATGCAGAGGTGACGGAGGCTGATCTCGCCAGCGATCAGACGACCACCAATCAGGTGCTGACCAACGGAATGGGGCGCGACCTGCAACGCTACAGCCCGCTGGACACGCTCAACAAGGAAAACGTGCAGAACCTCGTCCCCGCATGGGCCTTTTCGCTGGGCGGCGAAAAGCAGCGCGGACAAGAGACGCAGCCGCTGATCTATGACGGCATGATGTATATCACTGGCTCTTACAGCCGGATGTACGCCATCGATCTGAAGACCGGCAAAGAGGTCTGGCAATACGACGCCCGCCTGCCCGAAGGCATCCTGCCCTGCTGTGACGTGGTCAACCGGGGTGGCGCGATCTATGGCGACAAGATCTATTTCGGCACGCTGGATGCACGCATCGTGGCGCTGGATCTGAAAACCGGCGACGTCGTCTGGCGCAAGAAAATCGCCGACTACAAGGCGGGATATTCCTACACCGCCGCACCGCTGATCGTAGACGGACTGGTCATCACCGGCAATTCCGGCGGTGAGTTCGGGATCGTGGGGGCCGTGCAGGCGCGCGATGCAGAGACAGGTGAACTGGTTTGGGACCGCCCGGTGATCGAAGGGCACATGGGCACATATAAAGGTGAAGAAAGCACCATGACCGGCACGCTCAACGCGACGTGGCCCGGTGACATGTGGAAAACCGGCGGCGGCGCGACCTGGCTGGGCGGCTCTTACGACGCCGACACCGATACACTGGTCTTTGGCGCTGGCAACCCGGCCCCGTGGAATTCCTGGCTGCGTGACGCGGGCCAGAGCAATGACGGGTCTGGCGACAATCTCTACGCAGCCTCCCGCATCGGGATCAATCCCGAGAACGGCGAGATCAAGTGGCACTTCCAGACCACCCCGCGCGAGGGCTGGGATTACGACGGCGTGAACGAGGTCGTGGCCTATACCGACCGCGAGGGCAACAAGCGCTTTGCCACAGCGGACCGGAACGGCTTCTTCTATGTGCTCAACCGTGAGGATGGTGCATTCGTCTCGGCGACGCCCTTCGTCAAGGATATCTCCTGGGCCTCTGGCATCGACGAAAACGGCCGCCCGATCTTCAATGAAGATAACCGCCCCGGCGATCCGGCCGCAGCCGCCGATGGCAAGAAAGGCGAGGTGATCTTTGCATCGCCGTCGTTCCTGGGTGGCAAGAACTGGATGCCGATGGCCTTTAGCCAGAACACCGGCAACTTCTACGTCCCGTCGAACGAATGGGGCATGGATATCTGGAACGAACCCATCACCTATAAGAAAGGTGCGGCCTATCTGGGCGCGGGCTTTACCATCAAGCCCAACTACGAAGACCATATCGGCTCCCTGAAGGCGATCGACCCCGACACGGGCGAGATCAAGTGGGAATACAAGAACGACGCCCCGCTTTGGGCAGGTGTGATGACCACCGCAGGTGGCCTTGTCTTCACCGGCACGCCCGAAGGCCGCTTCATCGCGTTCGACGATGAGACTGGTGAAGAGTTGTGGTCGTTCCAGACCGGCTCCGGCATCGTGGGTCAGCCCGTGACGTGGGAGCAGGACGGCGAGCAGTACGTCTCCGTCATCTCCGGCTGGGGTGGTGCGGTTCCGCTTTGGGGCGGTGAGGTGGCCAAGAAGGTCAACTACCTGAACCAGGGCGGCATGCTGTGGACCTTCAAGCTGCCCAAGCAATATGCGCAGAACTGA
- a CDS encoding tetratricopeptide repeat protein — protein MIRTALILTLLAAPAFADMGDEDGTLNPEEMTMARVIDNAVRGEVDMMTCAAGYGITKKGEHGKARKVFEACAEAGYTGAMTWMSQLDNNGLGGAYNPDAAAEWDRRAAEAGDPVGKFNYGIALMRGHGVAKDEVAGRTLVDEAARDGLKVAQRLQNADYDLDEVTPDADNWKYAPAF, from the coding sequence ATGATCCGAACTGCGCTGATCCTGACCCTGCTTGCCGCACCTGCCTTTGCCGATATGGGCGATGAGGACGGCACGCTTAATCCCGAAGAGATGACCATGGCCCGCGTTATCGACAACGCCGTAAGGGGTGAGGTCGATATGATGACCTGCGCAGCGGGCTACGGCATCACCAAGAAGGGAGAACATGGCAAGGCCCGAAAGGTTTTCGAGGCCTGCGCAGAGGCGGGCTATACAGGGGCCATGACCTGGATGAGCCAGCTCGACAACAACGGGCTGGGGGGCGCGTATAATCCCGATGCCGCCGCGGAATGGGACCGTAGGGCGGCAGAGGCGGGTGATCCGGTGGGCAAGTTCAACTACGGCATCGCCCTGATGCGCGGCCATGGGGTGGCAAAGGATGAGGTCGCAGGCCGCACCTTGGTGGATGAGGCTGCCCGCGATGGGCTGAAAGTGGCGCAAAGATTGCAGAATGCCGATTATGATCTGGACGAAGTGACCCCGGATGCGGACAATTGGAAATATGCCCCTGCTTTCTGA
- a CDS encoding ABC transporter permease, translating into MNPAAYLIALRAIMAREALRFIRQRGRFIAALVRPLVWLIVFAAGFRAALGLSITPPYQTYIQYETYIVPGLCGMILLFNGMQSSLSLVYDREMGSMRLLLTSPLPRWWLLVCRLIASTAISILQVYTFLAIAALYGIDMPWQGYIFVLPALFVSGIMLGALGLALSSFIKQLENFAGVMNFVIFPMFFLSSALYPLWKMAESSRLLHDICAVNPFTHAVELIRFALYADFNGPALVWTGLAGAVLLALALWGYDPARGMIRRKG; encoded by the coding sequence ATGAATCCAGCCGCCTACCTCATCGCGCTGCGTGCGATCATGGCGCGCGAGGCCTTGCGCTTCATCCGCCAGCGCGGTCGCTTCATCGCCGCCCTCGTCCGCCCGCTCGTCTGGCTGATCGTCTTCGCCGCCGGCTTCCGCGCCGCCCTCGGCCTGTCGATCACGCCGCCCTACCAGACCTATATCCAATACGAGACCTATATCGTCCCCGGCCTCTGCGGGATGATCCTGCTCTTCAACGGCATGCAATCCTCCCTCAGCCTCGTCTATGACCGCGAGATGGGCTCGATGCGCCTCCTGCTCACCAGTCCCCTTCCGCGCTGGTGGCTGCTGGTCTGCCGGCTCATTGCCTCCACCGCCATCTCCATCCTGCAGGTCTACACCTTCCTCGCCATCGCCGCCCTTTATGGCATCGATATGCCCTGGCAGGGCTACATCTTCGTCCTGCCCGCCCTTTTCGTCTCCGGCATCATGCTGGGCGCGCTGGGTCTGGCTTTGTCGTCCTTTATCAAGCAGTTGGAGAATTTCGCCGGCGTGATGAACTTCGTGATCTTCCCGATGTTCTTTCTGTCGTCGGCGCTCTACCCCTTATGGAAGATGGCCGAAAGCTCGCGCCTTTTGCACGACATTTGCGCCGTGAACCCGTTCACCCATGCGGTCGAGCTGATCCGCTTCGCGCTCTACGCCGATTTCAATGGACCGGCCCTTGTCTGGACCGGCCTCGCCGGGGCCGTACTTCTCGCCCTGGCCCTCTGGGGCTATGATCCCGCGCGCGGCATGATCCGGCGCAAGGGCTGA
- a CDS encoding ABC transporter ATP-binding protein, which yields MTGLSVRSLSFSYGTKRALDAVSFDVDQGAFCALLGPNGAGKSTLYGLLTRLFTAPEGEIVIAGHTLSQNPRAALAQIGVVFQQTTLDLDLTARRNLTYFAALHGLSGRTAHLKIDAALDRLDMAERAGERTRDLNGGHRRRLEIARCLIHDPSVLLLDEPTVGLDAAARRAITDHVHDLSQTDNLTVLWATHLADEVRDDDRLLILHKGQILEDGTAGALRGALPLTDHFLLRTGAAT from the coding sequence GTGACAGGACTTTCCGTCCGATCCTTGAGCTTTTCCTACGGGACCAAACGCGCCCTGGACGCCGTCAGCTTCGATGTCGACCAGGGCGCGTTCTGTGCGCTTCTGGGCCCGAATGGTGCTGGGAAATCAACGCTCTACGGCCTGCTCACCCGCCTTTTCACGGCACCCGAAGGCGAGATCGTCATCGCCGGTCACACCCTCTCTCAAAACCCGCGCGCCGCACTCGCGCAGATCGGCGTCGTCTTCCAGCAAACCACGCTCGACCTCGACCTGACCGCCCGTCGCAACCTCACCTATTTCGCAGCCCTCCACGGGCTTTCGGGCCGCACAGCCCACCTCAAGATCGACGCCGCCCTCGACCGCCTCGACATGGCCGAACGCGCCGGGGAACGCACCCGCGACCTGAACGGAGGCCACCGCCGCAGGCTCGAAATCGCCCGCTGCCTGATCCACGACCCCTCTGTCCTGCTGCTGGACGAACCGACCGTCGGCCTCGACGCCGCCGCCCGCCGCGCCATCACCGATCACGTCCATGATCTGTCACAAACCGACAACCTCACCGTGCTCTGGGCCACCCACCTCGCCGACGAGGTGCGCGACGACGACCGCCTCCTGATCCTCCACAAGGGCCAGATCCTCGAAGACGGCACAGCCGGCGCCCTTCGCGGCGCGCTGCCCCTCACCGATCATTTCCTGCTCCGGACAGGTGCGGCCACATGA
- a CDS encoding YVTN family beta-propeller repeat protein: MKYLALPLALTLASPALSAEIWVTNEKDDTISVIDVETLEVIRTIETGERPRGITFSKDYSRLYVCASDSDTVQVIDPETGEILHELPSGEDPEQFVLHPNDRHLYIANEDDAVTTVVDTETREVIAQINVGIEPEGMAVSPDGKIAITTSETTNMAHWIDTETQSLFANTLVDSRPRHAEFTAGGTELWVSSEIGGTMTVFDVATQEEKAKIDFEVQNVHPDRVQPVGFEFTADEKVAFVALGPSNHVAVVNAETYEVEDYILVGRRVWHMDFSPDKSLLFTTNGVSGDVTVIDVAKREAIKSIKVGRFPWGAAMRP; encoded by the coding sequence ATGAAATACCTTGCCCTGCCTCTCGCCCTTACCCTCGCCAGCCCGGCTCTCTCCGCCGAGATTTGGGTGACGAACGAAAAGGACGACACGATCAGCGTGATCGACGTCGAAACCCTCGAAGTTATCCGCACCATCGAGACCGGCGAACGCCCCCGTGGCATCACCTTTTCCAAGGATTATTCCCGCCTCTATGTCTGCGCGTCGGACAGCGACACCGTTCAGGTGATCGACCCCGAAACGGGCGAGATCCTGCATGAGCTTCCGTCCGGCGAGGACCCCGAGCAATTCGTGCTCCACCCCAATGACCGCCACCTCTACATCGCCAACGAGGATGACGCGGTGACCACTGTGGTCGATACCGAAACCCGCGAGGTGATCGCCCAGATCAATGTCGGCATCGAACCCGAAGGCATGGCCGTCTCTCCTGACGGCAAGATTGCCATCACCACGTCCGAGACGACCAACATGGCCCACTGGATCGACACCGAAACCCAGTCGCTCTTTGCCAACACCCTCGTCGACAGCCGCCCCCGCCACGCCGAGTTCACTGCCGGCGGGACCGAGCTTTGGGTGAGCTCCGAAATCGGCGGCACCATGACCGTCTTCGACGTCGCCACGCAGGAGGAGAAAGCCAAGATCGACTTCGAGGTTCAGAACGTCCATCCCGACCGTGTCCAGCCCGTGGGCTTCGAATTCACCGCTGACGAGAAAGTGGCCTTCGTGGCCCTCGGCCCGTCGAACCACGTCGCCGTCGTCAATGCCGAAACCTACGAGGTCGAGGATTATATCCTCGTCGGCCGCCGCGTCTGGCACATGGACTTCTCTCCCGACAAGTCGCTCCTCTTCACCACCAACGGCGTGTCGGGTGACGTGACCGTGATCGACGTGGCCAAGCGCGAGGCAATCAAGTCCATCAAGGTCGGTCGCTTCCCCTGGGGTGCCGCGATGCGCCCCTGA
- a CDS encoding ABC transporter substrate-binding protein — protein sequence MSTCAALCVGALSAQAELSLPVTYLQEVQERPPVLSNLDPVPDDLGQAGAELGLADNLTTGQFLGHKFTLQIQQVEEGADMMEAARTALAASPYLILDASAATQTAIADLPEAASALLFNASSGDPTLRAENCRANLLHTKPSDAMRADALMQFLTRKRWDRLVMITGPYPDDLDFAAALRRSATKFGREIASEKAWTFDADMRRNAAQEVPLFTQDFGDYDALLIADETGDFGRYIAYNTWEARPVAGSEGLMPATWSRVVEQWGAAQLQSRFTDLAARDMEPKDYAAWAAMRTMGEAVTRTNSDDPATLRTFILSDAFELAGFKGRPMTYRTWNGQLRQPIPLVTTRAVVAQAPLEGFLHQRTELDTLGLDQPESPCTAFN from the coding sequence ATGTCTACGTGCGCCGCGCTTTGCGTGGGCGCCCTCTCGGCGCAGGCCGAATTGTCTCTGCCTGTCACCTACCTACAGGAGGTGCAGGAGCGGCCCCCGGTCCTGTCGAACCTCGATCCCGTCCCCGACGATCTGGGCCAGGCCGGGGCAGAGCTGGGCCTCGCCGACAACCTCACGACCGGGCAATTCCTGGGCCACAAATTCACCTTGCAAATCCAGCAGGTGGAGGAAGGCGCCGACATGATGGAGGCCGCGCGCACCGCCCTCGCCGCCTCCCCCTACCTGATCCTCGACGCTTCCGCCGCCACGCAAACGGCCATCGCAGACCTGCCGGAGGCCGCCTCCGCCCTCCTCTTCAACGCCAGTTCCGGCGACCCGACCCTGCGCGCTGAAAATTGCCGCGCAAACCTCCTGCATACCAAACCGTCGGACGCGATGCGCGCCGATGCCCTGATGCAGTTCCTCACCCGCAAACGCTGGGACCGGCTGGTGATGATCACCGGCCCCTATCCCGACGATCTGGACTTCGCCGCCGCCCTGCGCCGCTCCGCCACCAAGTTTGGCCGTGAAATCGCGTCCGAGAAGGCCTGGACCTTCGACGCCGACATGCGCCGCAACGCCGCTCAGGAAGTGCCGCTCTTCACCCAGGATTTCGGCGATTACGATGCCCTGCTCATCGCCGACGAGACCGGGGATTTCGGCCGCTACATCGCCTATAACACGTGGGAGGCGCGCCCCGTCGCAGGCTCCGAAGGGCTCATGCCCGCCACCTGGTCGCGTGTTGTCGAACAATGGGGTGCGGCCCAGCTTCAGTCGCGCTTCACCGACCTCGCCGCCCGTGACATGGAACCAAAGGACTACGCCGCCTGGGCCGCGATGCGCACTATGGGCGAGGCCGTCACCCGCACCAATTCCGACGACCCCGCCACGCTCCGTACCTTCATCCTATCGGACGCGTTCGAGCTTGCCGGCTTCAAAGGGCGCCCCATGACCTACCGCACCTGGAACGGCCAGCTGCGCCAGCCCATCCCGCTCGTCACCACCCGCGCCGTGGTCGCCCAGGCCCCGCTCGAAGGGTTCCTACACCAACGCACAGAACTCGACACTCTGGGCCTCGACCAACCCGAAAGTCCCTGCACCGCCTTCAACTGA
- the pedF gene encoding cytochrome c-550 PedF: MTKIVPLTTLSLITAAGMALAHGDVAPQPMNTDALPDVGEEWLIENPYRDQGEEVWKAAIEIGDSGYNQNCARCHGLGGVSGGLAPDLRYLEAEEYGDEWYMERFISGYTQNGITKMPAFGDLLGQKAAWAIRTYIETRPDDGALDDLTPRLKEIRDELAGGAGDVEALKAELAEIAGEVETASGAPVADSPAFRAANLLDRESPDVKGATQALTIGLSAAN, from the coding sequence ATGACCAAGATTGTGCCGCTGACGACGCTGAGCCTGATTACCGCTGCCGGAATGGCGCTGGCGCATGGAGATGTGGCGCCGCAGCCGATGAACACCGATGCATTGCCGGATGTGGGTGAGGAATGGCTGATCGAGAATCCTTACCGCGATCAGGGAGAGGAGGTCTGGAAGGCCGCCATCGAGATCGGGGACAGCGGGTATAACCAGAATTGCGCACGCTGCCACGGATTGGGCGGTGTGTCGGGCGGGCTGGCGCCGGATCTGCGGTACCTGGAGGCCGAGGAATACGGAGATGAATGGTACATGGAGCGGTTCATCTCCGGCTACACCCAGAACGGGATCACCAAGATGCCGGCCTTTGGCGATCTGCTGGGGCAGAAGGCGGCCTGGGCCATTCGCACGTATATCGAGACACGGCCTGATGACGGGGCGCTGGACGATCTGACACCACGCCTGAAGGAGATCCGTGATGAGCTGGCCGGGGGTGCCGGAGATGTGGAGGCGCTGAAGGCGGAGCTGGCGGAAATTGCCGGAGAGGTGGAGACAGCCTCGGGCGCGCCGGTGGCCGACAGCCCGGCATTCCGCGCGGCCAACCTGCTTGACCGGGAGAGCCCGGACGTCAAAGGTGCGACACAGGCACTGACAATCGGATTGTCCGCCGCCAATTGA
- a CDS encoding transporter substrate-binding domain-containing protein, whose amino-acid sequence MIARKVSLLLLPVLAGATFASEGLARCADHVPQAKPQNASRDIVGQDLDTIQERGFITFAAYEDFPPWSYEENGKPKGVDIEIGKLIAEDLGVEAKFNLVAAAENLDADLRNWVWKGPIVGGAVANVMLHVPYDSEFACRVEQVVFTGQYHVEEIAIAYREDAYPEDPPVPAYFRFDTVGVENDSISDFYLSAFPGGQLSGNMTRYTTMADAMEGLAEGETMAAMGPLAQLEYGAEEGVAVHTPPLPGFGVGKWTVGVAVHFAYRPLAYSVGDAIAYAIQDGRMEAIFAEYGLTFSPPLLR is encoded by the coding sequence ATGATCGCACGGAAGGTCTCGCTTCTCTTACTCCCCGTCCTGGCCGGCGCGACGTTCGCGTCCGAGGGACTGGCCCGATGTGCCGATCATGTGCCTCAAGCCAAGCCGCAGAATGCCAGCCGCGATATCGTGGGGCAGGATCTGGACACGATCCAGGAGCGGGGGTTCATCACCTTCGCGGCCTACGAGGATTTTCCGCCCTGGTCTTACGAGGAGAACGGCAAGCCCAAGGGTGTCGATATCGAGATCGGCAAGCTGATCGCGGAGGATCTGGGGGTCGAGGCCAAGTTCAACCTGGTTGCGGCTGCCGAGAACCTGGATGCGGATCTGAGGAACTGGGTCTGGAAAGGGCCCATCGTGGGCGGGGCCGTAGCCAATGTGATGCTGCATGTGCCCTACGACAGCGAATTTGCCTGCCGAGTGGAGCAGGTCGTGTTCACGGGCCAGTACCATGTCGAGGAGATCGCGATTGCCTATCGCGAGGACGCCTATCCCGAAGACCCGCCGGTGCCGGCCTATTTCCGGTTCGATACGGTGGGGGTGGAGAACGACTCGATCTCCGACTTTTACCTCTCGGCCTTTCCGGGCGGGCAGCTGTCGGGCAACATGACGCGCTACACCACCATGGCGGATGCGATGGAGGGGTTGGCCGAGGGCGAGACGATGGCGGCGATGGGGCCGTTGGCGCAGCTGGAATACGGCGCGGAGGAGGGCGTGGCGGTGCACACGCCACCCCTGCCGGGCTTTGGCGTGGGCAAGTGGACCGTGGGCGTGGCGGTGCATTTCGCCTATCGCCCGCTTGCCTATTCTGTGGGCGATGCGATTGCCTATGCGATCCAGGACGGGCGGATGGAGGCGATTTTCGCCGAATACGGCCTGACCTTCTCGCCCCCGCTTTTGCGTTGA
- a CDS encoding CoxG family protein: MQLNDSREIAAPRAEVWAALLSAEVLKECVPGCQEMTGNAEDGFEAVVVQKVGPVKATFKGAVTMSDMVEPESLILSGEGKGGAAGFAKGGANVRLEETEGGTMLIYEVEAKVGGKLAQLGSRIIDGFAKKMADQFFARFQEVVEGPAEPEEANAEAEAEPEKKGWLKRALGS, from the coding sequence ATGCAGCTCAACGATTCCCGCGAGATCGCAGCGCCCCGGGCAGAGGTCTGGGCGGCTTTACTGTCGGCGGAGGTGCTGAAGGAATGTGTACCTGGCTGTCAGGAGATGACGGGCAATGCAGAGGACGGTTTTGAGGCTGTCGTCGTGCAGAAGGTCGGGCCGGTGAAGGCCACCTTCAAAGGGGCCGTGACCATGTCGGACATGGTGGAGCCCGAAAGCCTGATCCTGAGCGGCGAAGGCAAGGGCGGGGCTGCGGGCTTTGCCAAGGGTGGGGCCAATGTGCGCCTTGAAGAGACCGAAGGCGGCACGATGTTGATCTATGAGGTGGAGGCGAAGGTGGGCGGGAAGCTCGCGCAGCTCGGCTCTCGCATCATTGATGGGTTTGCCAAAAAGATGGCGGATCAGTTCTTTGCCCGGTTTCAGGAGGTCGTCGAAGGACCTGCCGAGCCCGAAGAGGCGAACGCTGAGGCCGAGGCGGAACCGGAAAAGAAGGGCTGGCTCAAGCGCGCGCTGGGCAGCTGA
- a CDS encoding (2Fe-2S)-binding protein yields the protein MTEITMTVNGQTRSGTVEGRTLLSSFLRDELGLTGTHVGCDTSQCGACVVHVDGQAVKACTMLAAEADGAEVGTIEGQANADGSLNVIQQAFQDHHGLQCGFCTPGMVMSAAALLKENPTPSEQEIRDYLEGNICRCTGYHNIVKAIMAASGQDVAAIAAE from the coding sequence ATGACAGAAATCACGATGACAGTGAATGGCCAGACACGGTCGGGCACTGTGGAGGGCCGGACGCTCTTGTCGAGCTTCCTGCGCGATGAGCTGGGCCTGACGGGCACACATGTGGGCTGCGACACGTCGCAATGCGGCGCCTGCGTGGTTCATGTGGACGGTCAGGCGGTGAAGGCCTGCACCATGCTGGCGGCCGAGGCCGATGGCGCCGAGGTAGGTACGATCGAGGGGCAGGCCAATGCCGACGGCTCCCTGAACGTGATCCAGCAGGCGTTTCAGGATCATCACGGCCTGCAATGCGGGTTCTGCACGCCGGGCATGGTGATGTCGGCGGCGGCCCTGCTGAAGGAGAACCCGACACCCAGCGAGCAGGAGATCCGGGACTACCTGGAGGGCAATATCTGCCGCTGCACGGGTTACCACAATATCGTGAAGGCGATCATGGCGGCGTCCGGTCAGGACGTGGCGGCCATCGCAGCCGAGTAA